In Halostagnicola larsenii XH-48, the sequence CCGAGGCCGCCTACGAGGCGTTCCGACCTCATATGTCGGAGTGAGAGACGGCGCTGTCTCGAGTCGCACTCTTGGTAGTCTCTCGCGACCATCAGTATTCTCGAGAACGATTCGCTCGAGCGTGTGCTCGCACAGTTGTATCGAGGGAGGTTTGGATAACGGAATTGGTTCTGTCCGCTCCCCAACGGGTTGGCGTCACCGGGTGGCCAAGATATTAGTTTTTCATATAGGCCAACTCCCTATTAGTTGGATTTCAACCAATGTTATGCGATATTATAGGAATAGCTTTTACCTTCGCGTTCCATGCGGGATGATATGGCTAGTGAGTCATCGACACTCAACGATGTCGAACGCACGGACAAACGGTACGTCTTCGGGACGTGGTCCTATCAGAGCGAGGTGAGTCCGACGCAGGTCGTCAGCGGCGACGGTGCCCGGTTCACGACGGCCGACGGCGAGGAGTACCTCGATCTCTCCGGGCAGTTGATGTGCTCGAACCTCGGCCACTCCGCGGATCGGGTCGCCGACGCGATCGCCGAACAGGCCAGCGAGGGCGCGTACTTCGCACCCGGGTACGCGACGGAAGCCAGGGCGAAACTCGGCGAGAAACTCGCCGAGGTGACGCCCGGTGACCTCTCCAAGACGTTCTTTTCGACGAGCGGCACGGAAGCCGTCGAGGCCGCCATCAAGATCGCCCGCTTCTATACGGGCAAGCAGAAGATCCTCTCGCGGTACCGCTCGTACCACGGCGCGACCTACGGTTCGATCAGCGTCACCGGTGATCCCCGCAGACTCGCGGCTGAACCCGGTATTCCAGGGACGATCAAAGCCCCAGATCCCTACGCCTACGGCTCGACGCTCGAGCCGATGGAGAGCATAGAGTACATCGACGAGATGCTCGAACTCGAGGGCGACACCGTCGCGGCCGTCCTCGTCGAACCGATCGTGGGCTCTAACGGCATCCTCGTCCCGCCCGATGAGTACCTACCCAGGCTCAAGGAGATCGCTCACGATCACGGGGCCCTGCTCATCTGCGACGAGGTGATGGCCGGGTTCGGCCGCACCGGCGAGTGGTTCGGCTGTGATGTCTTCGACGTCACCCCCGACATCATGACGATGGCAAAGGGACTGACCGGCGCCTACCAGCCCCTCGGGGCGACCATCGTCACCCCCGAGATCGCCGACCACTTCGAGGAGAACATGTTCTGTCACGGCCACACCTACGCCGGCCATCCCGTCGCCTGTGCGGCCGGCCTCGCTGCCATCGAGACCTACGAACGGGAGAACCTGATCGAACGGGCCCGAGAGACCGGCGCTTACCTCGGCGACCGCCTCGAGGAACTCGGCGCGGACCACCCGAGCGTCGGCGAGGTTCGGGGCATCGGGATGTTCCGCGGCATCGAACTCACGAAGTCTCCCACCGAACGCGTTCCGTTCGGTCACCGCGAGGACAAGGTCTCGAAAGGGACTACCGTCGTCGATGAAGTCGCTGCTCGCGCCGCCGACGAGGGCGTTTACGTGGCGAACATGATCAACACGCTGATCATCGCGCCGCCGCTCGTGTTGACGACCGAGGAGGTCGACGAGGGGGTCGACGCGCTGGACATCGCGCTCGAGCACGCCGACGGCGCGATGGAGGACTAACGGATGAGCGACCTGCCATCGACGTACGGTGGGGAGATCCTCCACGTCTACCTCGATAGCGGCGAGACCGAACGCGAGGAACTCGCGCTCGAGGACGCACGGCTGTTCCTCGGCGGCAACGGGCTCGCCGTCGAACTCGTCGCCGACCGCGTCCCGCCGTCGGCCGACCCGTTCGACGCGGACAACGTCGTCGTCTTCGCCGTCGGGCCGATGAACGCCACCCCGTTTCAGAGCACGAGCCGCGGGGTCGTCGGCTTCGTCAGTCCGATGACCAACGGCTTCTTCGACAGCACGTTCGGCGGGACGTTCCCGCGGGCCCAGAAGACGACGGGGTTCGAAGCCATCGCGTTACACGGAGCCGCCGACGAACTCTCGTACGTGCGTATCACCGAGGACGGCGCGTCCGTCGAACCCGCTGTGGACCTTGCTGGCCAGGGAACCTACGAGACCTGCGAGGCGGTTCGCGAACGCGAGGGCGTCGGCTACGACACCCACGTCATCGCCGCCGGGCCGGCCGGCGAGAACCAGGTGCGCTACGCCTGCCTGTTACACGAGTCAGAGCGTCGCGAGGGCGTCGCCGGTCGGGGCGGCAGCGGAGCGGTACTGGGATCGAAGAACGTCAAAGCCGTCGCGATCCGTGAGGGTGAGTTCGAACCCGAACTCGCGGACGCCGACGGCCTCCGAAAACTCGCGACGGGGCGGATGAAGCCGTTGATGGAGGGGACCGAGATGCTTCAGGAGTACGGAACCAGCGGGCTCGTGAACCCGATAAACGAGATGGGAAAGCTCGGCCAGCACAACAACCGCTACGAGCAAACGACCCCGGAGAACGCCGAAGCGATAAGCGGCGAGCGCTTTCGAGAGGAGTTCGTCACCGAGGACACCACCTGTGCTAACTGCGCGGTCGCCTGCGGCAAGCATATCGCCGTCCAGTCGGCGGGAATCACCGAGGCGAAGATCCCCGAGTTCGAGAGCCTCTTCGGGACTGCCACGATGCAGGAGGTCTACGACGTCAAACGCGTCATGGAGGCGAACGACCTCTGTGACCGGCTGGGGATGGACACCATCAGCTGGGGCGTGACCGTCGCGTTCGCCCGGGAGTGCTACGAGGAGGGACTGCTTCCCGAAGACGCGTCCCCCCACCTCGAGTTCGGTGACGCCGAGGGGCTCGTCGAACTCGCGAAACTGACCGCGCGGCGCGAGGGCATCGGCGACCGCCTCGCCGCGGGATCGTTCCGGCTCGCCGAATCACTCGACGCCGAGGAGGCGACGCGGTACCTCCACGGCGCGAAGGGGCTCGAGTTCGCGGCTCACTCCCCGCGCGGTCTCAAGGGGATGGCGATCGGGTACGCAACCTCGACGCGGGGCGGCTCGCACCACGATACGCGTCCGACCCTCCAGTATCAGGCGGAACACGACGAGACGACCGACGGGACCGCCGAGTTCGCCGCCCGCTCCCAACACTTCACCGCCGTCGGCGACTCGCTGACCCAGTGTCGGTTCGTCAGCGAAGGCGGCTGGGGAGAGCGGCTTAACGAACGCTACGCGGAGGCCGTGCAGTATGCGACCGGGTGGGACCTCGACGTCGACGACATCGAACGCATCGGCGAGCGAATCTACAACCTTGAACGGCTCGTCAACGTCCAGCGGGGGATCGCGGGCCGCGAGGACGATACGCTCCCCTACCGCGTCATGCACGAGGCGATTCCGGACGGACCGGCCGCCGGGATGTTCTGTCCGCCCGAGGAACTCGAGGCCATGCTCGAGGAGTACTACGCGTTCCGCGGCTGGGACGACGACGGCCGCCCGACCGACGAGACGCTTGAGCGCCTCGACCTCGAGCGGTTCGCTGCCTGAACAACCCTTTCGAATCGTCTGTCGGCGATTAGCGCCGTCGCTGGCACGGTGTGTGGATCGACAGCAAGTGGATCGACCAGAAATAGGGTGGATCGACCTGAACGGTAGTTCCGACGATGGGGTCCGTGGGGAATGAACTAATACCTCTCGGGAAAATTCATACGATGTAATGGTTTCCGATCCGGAGTACGCGGTCCACGCCGAGTTGAACGTACAGGTCGAAACGCGCGATGGAATACACCTCGCGACCGATATCTACCGTCCCGCAGACCCGGAGACGGGTGAGCCGATCGACGAACCGAAGCCGGTCCTGCTCGACCGGACGCCCTACGGCAAGCGCGGGCGCATGGAACGACACGGCGAGTGGTACGCCAAACGCGGCTACGTCGTCGCGATACAGGACTGTCGCGGCCGCTTCGACAGCGAGGGCGAGTACTACATCTTCAAGAACGAACCCGAAGACGGCTACGACGCCGTCGAGTGGCTCGCCGAACGACCCTACTGCGACGGGCAGGTCGGCACCTTCGGCACCTCCTACGGCGCGTGGGTCCAGAGCGCGCTCGCGACCCAGGACCCGCCCCACCTCGAGGCCATGTTCGTCAATCAGGGCGCGGCGAACGGCCGAAAGGCGACGTTCCGACACAACGGCGCGTTCGAACTGCGTTGGCTCGCCTGGGCCTTTACCCTCGGCGGCGGGTTCGCCAAACGCGCGCTCGAGAACGAGGACGTCCAGCAGCGTCTGGCCAACGTCGACGTCGGCGACGTCCTCGAGAACGGCCCGGTTCAGCGCGGACAGTCGCCGCTGCGGCACATCCCCGACTACGAGGAGTGGGCCTTCGACATCATGACGCAGGGAAGCGCCAGCGACGACCTCTGGCAGGAACCTGGCTTTAACTTCGAGGCGTTCTACGACGAGTCGGCCGACGTGCCTACCGTCTACTCGGGCGCGTGGTACGACTCCTACACGAAGGCGACCTGTGACAACTTCGAGGCGCTGGCCGAGCGCAAGGACAGCGACCACTACCTGCTGATGGGGCCCTGGACCCACGGCTGGAACACGTATCCGCTGCCCTCCTGGAACAAGTCCTACTCGGGAGAACTCGAGTTCGGCGAGGCGGCCCTGCGGGACTACCAGGAGACCAGGCTGCGATTCTTCGATCACTACCTCAAGGGCGAAGACACCTGGTCGGACCAGCCGACGGTCCAGTACTTCGAGATGGGGACTGGCGACGGCTCCCGGTCCGGCGACCGACTCTTCCACGGCGGCGAGTGGCGCTCGGCGTCGGCGTGGCCGCTCCCCGATACCGAGTTCGAGACCTATTACGTCCACGGCGACGGGACGCTCTCGACGGAGCAGCCGACCGCAGAGAACGATTCGACCACCTACGAGTTCGACCCCAAAGACCCTGTCCCGACGCTCGGCGGCAACTGTTCGTCGTACATCACCTACGAGCAACGCGAGGAGAACATCCTCGAGTATCCACTCGCCCAGCGCAAACTGCAGGACCTCACCGGTCGAGGCGGCTACGATCAACGGACCCGGCCCGACACGCTCGGAGCCGACGAACCCTACGGCCCGCTCGAGCAGCGAAGCGACGTGCTGGTCTATCGCACCTCGCCGCTCGAGGAGGCGGTCGAGGTTACGGGCCCGATCAACGTAACCGTCTACGGGTCGACCGACGCGCCGGACACCGACTTCACGGCGAAGCTGATCGACGAGTATCCGGCAAGCGAGGACTTCCCCAACGGCTTCGCGGTCAACGTCTCGGACTCGATCTGTCGCGGCCGGTATCGCGGCTACCGCGACGAACCGGACTTCCTCGAGGCCGGCGAGGTTTACGCGTTCGAGATGGAGCCGTACCCGACGTCGACCGTCTTCGAGGAAGGCCACCGGATCCGGCTCGATATCTCCTCGTCGAACTACCCGCGCTTCGACGTGAACCACAACACGGGCGGTCCGCTCTACGGCGACCGCGAGTACAACGTGGCGACCAACACGGTCCACCACGACAGCGAGTACGCGACGCGGATCGAACTGCCGGTCCAGCCGCGGTAACCGCTCCAGTTTCTTCCGGTTTCCGTCCCCGACGCGGCCCCGTTGGACTCTCGTTGGTACACGGGTACGCGCTTTCAGTGCCCGATCGTTCGAACCCAGAGCAGCCAGATCGCACCGACCGAGAGTCCCATCGCCGCGAAGCCCGCCGCGTATCCCGCCGTCGCCGTCAGCAATCGGCCGACGAGCCACGGGTACGCGAGCGCTCCGGCGTTCCCGACGAGTAACATTCCCGAAAGCGTCACGCCCGAGTCGTCGGTCAGTTCCGAGAACGCGAGGCTAAACAGCGGCCCGAACGGAATCCCGAAGCCGAAACCGGTCAGGACGAGTCCCGCGGCGATTCCGATCGCTGACTGCGCTGCGATCGACGCTGCAAGGCCGCCGAGGACGATCGTCAGGCCGAGCAACGACCCTGCTACCGTGGCCCGCTCGCCGTAGCCTCGAGACAGCCACCCGCCCAGGCCGCGGCCCAGCACCGTCGCCAGCGCGAAGCCGACGAGGACGGCGACTGCCGGGACGGCCGCGGTGGCGAGGACCTCCGTGTACCACGTCGCCGCGACCATCAGGAAGCCGAACGTCGCCATGTTTCCGAGACCGAGCGCGAGGCCGCCGGCCGACGTGAAGGGCTCGATGTACGCCCGAAAGGGAGCGATCGCGTTTCCGGTGACCGGTGTTAACCGCAGGGTCAACGCGGCCCCGAGAAGCGTGCTTGCGGCCGCGGCGAGCACCGGTGCGATCGGGCCGAGCGCATCGACTGCAGGCGGACTCGCCGCGAGGGCGACGGCCAGACCCAGCGTGAACAGCGCGCCGAGCATCCCCTGGGCGGTCGCGGTGTCGGCTCCGGTCGTCCGAAGCCCGACGTACTTCATGCCGGCGACGAACGCCGTTCCCTGCCCCAGACCGAGCAGGAGCCGGGAGAGGTACGTCGTCTCGAGTGTCACGCCGGCCCCGATAGCGATGCCGACGCCGGCTCCAGCGAGGCCGAGCGCGCCGACCCGTTCGACCCGCATCGTTCGCGTGAGCCGATCGGCGGGAACGACCGCAAGCAGTTGGCCGAGCAAGAACAACGACATGCCGAACCCGGCTGCATCGGGCCCGACCCCGCTCGCGATAAGCAGCGTCACGTATGTCCCGTAGGAGCCAACGGCGAGCCCGAGGCCGAACAGTCCGACGCCGACGGCACCGACCGCTCGCCACGGGATCGACTGGCTACCCGTCGCCGTCTCCTTCGCGGTTGCCATTGACGTGTCCAACCCGTTACCTCACTAAATGCATTGCGGCGACGGTGATCGACGAGTAATTGACCCTGCGCGCGACGACTCCGGAGTAAGCTATATACGTACCTGATCGCATCTGGACACATGGTGGATGGTAACACTGAACGCCGTCCGGCGCCGGACGATGACCAACTGATCGAGTACGGCATCGAAGACAAGCCGCCGCTGGCGGAGGCGATTCCGCTGGGGATGCAACACCTGCTGGCGATGTTCCTCTCGACGGTCGCGTTACCGCTCGTGATCGCGGGTGCGATCGGCCTCGACGGCGCTGAAACAACGTTTATCGTACAGATGGCGCTGCTGGTCGCCGGGGTCGCGACGATCGTGCAGGTCTACTCGATCGGTCCGGTCGGGGCGCGGCTTCCGATCGTAATGGGCACGAGCGCTATCTTCGTCGCCCCGCTTATCAACATCGGCGGGACCTACGGCATTGGGGCTATCTTCGGTGCGGTCATCATCGCCGCGCCCGTCGAGATCGTTATCGGGTACTTCTACGAAGACCTTCGTCGATTGTTCCCACCGCTCGTGACGGGGATCGTCGTGATGCTCGTCGGTCTGACGCTGATTCCGGTCGCTATGGAGTACTCCGCGGGCGGCGTCGGATCCGAGGACTTCGGCGCGTTGCACAACCTCGGCCTCGCGGGGCTCGTATTCGTCCTCGCGATCGGGTTGAATCAGTACTTCGAGGGCTTCGTCTCGATCTCGAGCATCCTGATCGCGGTCGTCGTCGGCTACCTCGTCGCTTACCCGCTCGGCTTGCTCGACCTCTCGGGCGTGGCCGAGGCGGCGTGGATCGAAGCGCCGACGCCGCTACAGTTCGGCGTCGAGTTCCACCCGAGCGCGATCGTGATCGCCGCGTTCGCCTACGTTATCACCTCGATCGAGACGATCGGGGACATCGAGGGGACCACGGGGACGGTCGATCGACGCGCAACCTCCGACGAGATGAGCGGTGGCCTCATCGCAGACGGCGTCATGAGCATGCTCGCCGGCGTGTTCAACGCGTTCCCCAACACCTCGTTCTCCCAGAACGTCGGGCTCATCGGCTTTACCGGCGTCGCCAGTCGATTCGTCGTCGGCATCTGCGGCGTGTTCCTCGTGATCCTCGGACTCGTACCGAAAGTCGCTGCCGTCGCCGCCGCGATGCCCGATCCCGTTCTCGGCGGCGCTGCGGTCGTCCTGTTCGGGATGATCTTTTCGATCGGACTCCGGATCGTGGCGGACCGCGTGGAACTCGAGCGACGGAACCTGACGATCATCGCCGCCTCCGTGGTCCTCGGCGTCGGCGTCGAAACCACGCCCGAGATACTCGAGCAACTACCGGAGTCCGTGAGCGTGCTGGTCGGCTCCGGATTGCTGGTCGGCGGGGTTACGGCGCTCGTGCTCAATCTGGTGCTTCCCGGCGACGGCGGACTGGGCGGCGGGTCGAGTCAGACGCCGATGTCCGACTAACCGCGAGAAGATGAGATACGCTGTTTTTCTCTCTGTCATCGGGGTAGCATCGACTAGGGCTCGAAAACGACCATCCCGTGACTCTCGCCGTTTCGAATCCGCTCGTGGGCTGCGGGCACCTCTTCGAGGCCGATGCGTTCGGAGATGATCGGATCGATCCGACCGGCGGCGAACAGTTCGCCGGCTCTGACCACCTCGTCTTTCGTCGCGTACCGCGACCCGAGCAGCGCTCCTTCTTTCACGACGAACTCCTTTAGCAGCGGCGCGAACGAGCGCTCGTGGTGGGTCGTCAGCGTGACGATCTGGCCGCCCATTCCCAGGGCCTCCCAGGCCGCCTCGAGCGTTTCAACATCACCGACGGTATCGACGACGACCGTCGGGCCGCGTTCGGTCGGTGCTGCCTCGCGGAGTCGGTCGGCGAACCCCTCCCCGCGGGCGTCGATCGGCGTCACCATCCCGCCGGTTACGCGGTCGACGTGCTCGAGGCGTTCGTCGTCGATGTCCGCCGCGAGCACTCGAGCGCCTCGCCGGGCGGCCAGCTGCGAGAGGTGAATACCAACCCGTCCTGCAGCGCCGATAACGACGACGGTGTCGGTGTCGTCGATTCCGGTTCGCCGGCAGATGTGAAGCGGCGTCGCGAGTCCGTCGGTGGCGATCGCTCCCGCGGCGAAACTCGCCCCGTCGGGCAGGGGAAGGACGTTCGTCGCCGGGGCGACCGCCTTCTCGGCGTACGCGCCGTCGCAGTTCACGCCGTACCAGCCCTCGACGTCCAGACACTGATTCGTCTCGCCGCGCCGGCAGGCGCTACAGTCGCCACACGAGAGATAGAAGTACGCGAGGACGCGATCCCCCGGCCGCACCCCCTCGACGCCGTCGCCAATCGCGTCGACGATTCCGGCAAACTCGTGGCCCGGTATCCGCGGGGTGAGCGTGGGATCGTCCACGAGCCCACCTTGAATCGCGTTTTCGAT encodes:
- a CDS encoding aminotransferase family protein, giving the protein MASESSTLNDVERTDKRYVFGTWSYQSEVSPTQVVSGDGARFTTADGEEYLDLSGQLMCSNLGHSADRVADAIAEQASEGAYFAPGYATEARAKLGEKLAEVTPGDLSKTFFSTSGTEAVEAAIKIARFYTGKQKILSRYRSYHGATYGSISVTGDPRRLAAEPGIPGTIKAPDPYAYGSTLEPMESIEYIDEMLELEGDTVAAVLVEPIVGSNGILVPPDEYLPRLKEIAHDHGALLICDEVMAGFGRTGEWFGCDVFDVTPDIMTMAKGLTGAYQPLGATIVTPEIADHFEENMFCHGHTYAGHPVACAAGLAAIETYERENLIERARETGAYLGDRLEELGADHPSVGEVRGIGMFRGIELTKSPTERVPFGHREDKVSKGTTVVDEVAARAADEGVYVANMINTLIIAPPLVLTTEEVDEGVDALDIALEHADGAMED
- a CDS encoding aldehyde ferredoxin oxidoreductase family protein, whose product is MSDLPSTYGGEILHVYLDSGETEREELALEDARLFLGGNGLAVELVADRVPPSADPFDADNVVVFAVGPMNATPFQSTSRGVVGFVSPMTNGFFDSTFGGTFPRAQKTTGFEAIALHGAADELSYVRITEDGASVEPAVDLAGQGTYETCEAVREREGVGYDTHVIAAGPAGENQVRYACLLHESERREGVAGRGGSGAVLGSKNVKAVAIREGEFEPELADADGLRKLATGRMKPLMEGTEMLQEYGTSGLVNPINEMGKLGQHNNRYEQTTPENAEAISGERFREEFVTEDTTCANCAVACGKHIAVQSAGITEAKIPEFESLFGTATMQEVYDVKRVMEANDLCDRLGMDTISWGVTVAFARECYEEGLLPEDASPHLEFGDAEGLVELAKLTARREGIGDRLAAGSFRLAESLDAEEATRYLHGAKGLEFAAHSPRGLKGMAIGYATSTRGGSHHDTRPTLQYQAEHDETTDGTAEFAARSQHFTAVGDSLTQCRFVSEGGWGERLNERYAEAVQYATGWDLDVDDIERIGERIYNLERLVNVQRGIAGREDDTLPYRVMHEAIPDGPAAGMFCPPEELEAMLEEYYAFRGWDDDGRPTDETLERLDLERFAA
- a CDS encoding CocE/NonD family hydrolase produces the protein MVSDPEYAVHAELNVQVETRDGIHLATDIYRPADPETGEPIDEPKPVLLDRTPYGKRGRMERHGEWYAKRGYVVAIQDCRGRFDSEGEYYIFKNEPEDGYDAVEWLAERPYCDGQVGTFGTSYGAWVQSALATQDPPHLEAMFVNQGAANGRKATFRHNGAFELRWLAWAFTLGGGFAKRALENEDVQQRLANVDVGDVLENGPVQRGQSPLRHIPDYEEWAFDIMTQGSASDDLWQEPGFNFEAFYDESADVPTVYSGAWYDSYTKATCDNFEALAERKDSDHYLLMGPWTHGWNTYPLPSWNKSYSGELEFGEAALRDYQETRLRFFDHYLKGEDTWSDQPTVQYFEMGTGDGSRSGDRLFHGGEWRSASAWPLPDTEFETYYVHGDGTLSTEQPTAENDSTTYEFDPKDPVPTLGGNCSSYITYEQREENILEYPLAQRKLQDLTGRGGYDQRTRPDTLGADEPYGPLEQRSDVLVYRTSPLEEAVEVTGPINVTVYGSTDAPDTDFTAKLIDEYPASEDFPNGFAVNVSDSICRGRYRGYRDEPDFLEAGEVYAFEMEPYPTSTVFEEGHRIRLDISSSNYPRFDVNHNTGGPLYGDREYNVATNTVHHDSEYATRIELPVQPR
- a CDS encoding MFS transporter; translation: MATAKETATGSQSIPWRAVGAVGVGLFGLGLAVGSYGTYVTLLIASGVGPDAAGFGMSLFLLGQLLAVVPADRLTRTMRVERVGALGLAGAGVGIAIGAGVTLETTYLSRLLLGLGQGTAFVAGMKYVGLRTTGADTATAQGMLGALFTLGLAVALAASPPAVDALGPIAPVLAAAASTLLGAALTLRLTPVTGNAIAPFRAYIEPFTSAGGLALGLGNMATFGFLMVAATWYTEVLATAAVPAVAVLVGFALATVLGRGLGGWLSRGYGERATVAGSLLGLTIVLGGLAASIAAQSAIGIAAGLVLTGFGFGIPFGPLFSLAFSELTDDSGVTLSGMLLVGNAGALAYPWLVGRLLTATAGYAAGFAAMGLSVGAIWLLWVRTIGH
- a CDS encoding uracil-xanthine permease family protein produces the protein MVDGNTERRPAPDDDQLIEYGIEDKPPLAEAIPLGMQHLLAMFLSTVALPLVIAGAIGLDGAETTFIVQMALLVAGVATIVQVYSIGPVGARLPIVMGTSAIFVAPLINIGGTYGIGAIFGAVIIAAPVEIVIGYFYEDLRRLFPPLVTGIVVMLVGLTLIPVAMEYSAGGVGSEDFGALHNLGLAGLVFVLAIGLNQYFEGFVSISSILIAVVVGYLVAYPLGLLDLSGVAEAAWIEAPTPLQFGVEFHPSAIVIAAFAYVITSIETIGDIEGTTGTVDRRATSDEMSGGLIADGVMSMLAGVFNAFPNTSFSQNVGLIGFTGVASRFVVGICGVFLVILGLVPKVAAVAAAMPDPVLGGAAVVLFGMIFSIGLRIVADRVELERRNLTIIAASVVLGVGVETTPEILEQLPESVSVLVGSGLLVGGVTALVLNLVLPGDGGLGGGSSQTPMSD
- a CDS encoding alcohol dehydrogenase catalytic domain-containing protein — its product is MSMKACVLEEWGGSLSVETVPEPEPGPGEVRIDVRACGVTRTIENAIQGGLVDDPTLTPRIPGHEFAGIVDAIGDGVEGVRPGDRVLAYFYLSCGDCSACRRGETNQCLDVEGWYGVNCDGAYAEKAVAPATNVLPLPDGASFAAGAIATDGLATPLHICRRTGIDDTDTVVVIGAAGRVGIHLSQLAARRGARVLAADIDDERLEHVDRVTGGMVTPIDARGEGFADRLREAAPTERGPTVVVDTVGDVETLEAAWEALGMGGQIVTLTTHHERSFAPLLKEFVVKEGALLGSRYATKDEVVRAGELFAAGRIDPIISERIGLEEVPAAHERIRNGESHGMVVFEP